ATGCAAAAAGTTTGGCCATTGCAGCTTCAGTTGAAAAGGGACGCTTTTGATCTTTGTACCATGCAGCTTGATACGTCAAAAAACGAGCGGCTTTAATCTGAGTTGCCATATCTGCTAACATCCATTGGATAGCCTGCAGAGAACCAATAGGTTTGCCAAATTGCTCACGTTCTTTAGCATAACGAACTGATGCGTCCAGACAAGCCTGAGCGATTCCCAGGGCTTGAGCAGCGATACCTATACGGCCGCCGTCAAGTGTTTGCATGGCGATTTTAAAACCTTCACCTTCTTGCCCCAGAAGGTTCTCCACAGGGATTTGGCAGTCATTAAAAATTAGTTCTGTGGTCGATGATGCCCGAATTCCCATTTTGTCTTCTTTTTTGCCAAATGAAAATCCTGGTGTACCCTTTTCCACGATAAAGGCGGCAATATTTTTAGTCCCTCTCTCCGGAGAAGTTTTGGCAAAGACAACGTAAGTGTCAGCTATACCACCATTAGTAATAAAGATTTTGCTGCCGTTTAATCTATAGTAATCTTTTTGGCGGATTGCCGTTGTCTGCAGAGAACCCGCGTCTGTTCCGGCATTGGGCTCGGTAAGCCCGAATCCGCCAAGTTTTTCGCCACGAGCCAGCGGTATTAGAAAGAGCTCCTTTTGTTCTTCAGTACCAAATTGATAAATCGGATGAGAGCCTAAAGAAGTATGGGCGGAAACAATAACCCCTGTGGTTGCACAAACCCTGGATAGCTCTTCCACGGCAATGATATAACTAAGGGTATCGGCACCGCTGCCTTCATACTTCCTAGGAAAGGGGATTCCGAGTAAGTTATATTGAGCCATTTTTTTAACGACTTCCCAAGGAAATTCGCCGGTGGTATCCCGTTCAGCCGCTCCAGGTGCAACTTCGTTCTGAGCAAAAGTTCGAACCATTTGCTGAATCATTTTTTGTGATTGAGTAAGATTTAAATCCATCTTGGTAAATACTCCCTTCTGCTTGCGGGCAATTCTCTTATTCGACAAAAAACTTCTTTATGCAAAAATTATGCCAAACATGAGTAAGGAACTTTGAAGCTTGAATATGTAAATACTTGTCGTATAATGACGTATTAAGAGTTTCGAGATAATTTCTCGTTTGCCGCAAAATCTTCAAGGAGGACGAACTATGTATAATGTTACCGAATTGGAAGAGGTCCGAAAAAAACTGAAAGACACGGAAAAGTGGAAAAATATCTTAACAACCGTCCTGGATACTGCCTATGAGGGAATTGTAATTGTCGATGAGAAGGGTTATGTAACAACCTTTAACGAAGCTTATGAAAACTTTATAGGGGTTAAGCGGGAAGAGATGATTGGCCGTCCGGTAGAAGAAGTTGTGGAAAATACACGGCTGCATATCGTCGTTAAAACAGGAAAACCTGAAATACGGCAGGTTCAACGGATTAAGGGGCATGATATGATTTGTGACCGAATCCCTATCCGCGAGGGGAATAAAATTATTGGTGCAGTCGGTAAAGTACTTTTTAGGGATGTTTCAGAAATTGATCAGTTACAAGAGCAAACTCGCCGTTTAAAGCAAGAACTGGAGTATTACAAAGGCAGATTGCGGCGTCAGCAATCACAGGCCCGTTACTCAATCAAAAATATTATTGGCAAAAGCAAAGCAATTTCTGACTTGAAAGTTATGGTTAATAAAGCAGCCTCAAGCCGTTCTACAGTGCTGCTTAGGGGAGAAAGCGGGACAGGTAAAGAACTTTTCGCCCACGCGATTCATAGTTCCTCACCTTTCTTTACCAAGCCATTTATTAAAGTAAATTGTGCCGCTATACCGGAAAACTTATTGGAATCTGAATTATTTGGTTATGAAGAAGGCGCTTTTACAGGGGCCAAAAAAGGCGGCAAAATCGGGAAATTCGAGCAGGCGGAGGGCGGAAGTATCTTTCTTGATGAGATAGGGGATATGCCCTTGAGCATGCAGGTCAAGCTTTTACGTGTTTTACAGGAGAAAGAGGTAGAACGGGTTGGCGGGACGAAAACAATTAAAATAAATACCCGTGTCATTGCTGCCACAAATTGTGAACTTGAAAGACTTGTTGGTGATGGAAAGTTTCGACAGGATCTCTTTTATCGGTTAAACGTTGTTAGTTTAGAAATACCGGCGCTGCGCCATAGACCTGAAGATATTGGAATATTAATTGAGCATTTTCTGGATAAGCTCGGAACAGTTCTTGGCTGCGGACGTAAAAAAGTTAGTTCGGATGCCTTAAAAATCCTCTTAAATCATAGTTGGCCAGGGAATATCCGCGAATTAGAAAATGTATTGGAACGAGCATTAAATATGGTCGATGGTAATGAAATATTACCTCGACATTTGCCGGATTACCTTATAGAGAACCATGATGGAGTTCCAATAGTAACGTTAAAAGAGGCTCTTGCCAAAAAAGAAAGTGAGATGCTCAAAAAAGCTCTCGAAACTACGAAAGGAAATGTTATTGAAGCGGCCCGTCTTTTAAGTTTAAGTAAATCTAGCTTTTATGAAAAAATGTCCCGATACGGACTTTGAAATTCCAGATTTGTGGAAATTCAGTCCGGAATTGCGGAATAACTGCTAGAAGTCTATATATTCAGTATTTGCCCATGTATATAAACAAAAGGAAGCTTTCATGTTTTTCCGGATTTCCGGAATTGCAAACTAGGAAACCTGCTGATTTATCTAGTCGACAGGTTTCTCTTTTTTTTGGCATGGTTTTTGCTATTTAGAATATTCGAATTCCAAACATCAAGAAATTTGACGAATAATAGAGGAATAAAAGGGGGGTGTACTAGCCTTG
This Desulfosporosinus orientis DSM 765 DNA region includes the following protein-coding sequences:
- a CDS encoding acyl-CoA dehydrogenase — protein: MDLNLTQSQKMIQQMVRTFAQNEVAPGAAERDTTGEFPWEVVKKMAQYNLLGIPFPRKYEGSGADTLSYIIAVEELSRVCATTGVIVSAHTSLGSHPIYQFGTEEQKELFLIPLARGEKLGGFGLTEPNAGTDAGSLQTTAIRQKDYYRLNGSKIFITNGGIADTYVVFAKTSPERGTKNIAAFIVEKGTPGFSFGKKEDKMGIRASSTTELIFNDCQIPVENLLGQEGEGFKIAMQTLDGGRIGIAAQALGIAQACLDASVRYAKEREQFGKPIGSLQAIQWMLADMATQIKAARFLTYQAAWYKDQKRPFSTEAAMAKLFASETAMQQSIKAVQIHGGYGYIKDYPVERFMRDAKITELYEGTSEVQRLVIAANLLK
- a CDS encoding sigma-54 interaction domain-containing protein, coding for MYNVTELEEVRKKLKDTEKWKNILTTVLDTAYEGIVIVDEKGYVTTFNEAYENFIGVKREEMIGRPVEEVVENTRLHIVVKTGKPEIRQVQRIKGHDMICDRIPIREGNKIIGAVGKVLFRDVSEIDQLQEQTRRLKQELEYYKGRLRRQQSQARYSIKNIIGKSKAISDLKVMVNKAASSRSTVLLRGESGTGKELFAHAIHSSSPFFTKPFIKVNCAAIPENLLESELFGYEEGAFTGAKKGGKIGKFEQAEGGSIFLDEIGDMPLSMQVKLLRVLQEKEVERVGGTKTIKINTRVIAATNCELERLVGDGKFRQDLFYRLNVVSLEIPALRHRPEDIGILIEHFLDKLGTVLGCGRKKVSSDALKILLNHSWPGNIRELENVLERALNMVDGNEILPRHLPDYLIENHDGVPIVTLKEALAKKESEMLKKALETTKGNVIEAARLLSLSKSSFYEKMSRYGL